The sequence below is a genomic window from Desulfuromonas sp..
CCCCGACGATCAGCACCGTGTCGCCGGCCTGCACCCGGTTGGCGCGCAGGGCGGCCAGCCCGCAGGAGAGGGGCTCGGCCATGACCGCTTTCTCGAAAGAGAGGCTGTCGGGGATCTTCACGACCCCGCCTGCGTTGACGATCTCCTTCGGCAGTCGGACGTACTCGGCGAAGCCCCCCTCGATGCCGTGGCCGAGGCCGAACTCCTTGTCGCAGAGGTTGTGGCGGCCCTTCTTGCAGTAATCGCACTCGCCGCAGACGGCGATGGGGTAGACCGCGACCCGCTCGCCGGGAGCGTAGCCGCTGACCCCTGCGCCGAGTTCGAAGACCTCGCCAACGGCCTCGTGGCCGAGGATGGTCGGCAGGTCTTTCGGCAGGCCCTGGCCGAGCAGCGTCTTGATGTCGGTGGCGCAGATCCCCGAGGCCTTGACCTTGACGATCATCTCGCCGGGACCGGCAGTCGGGGTGGGGTACTCCTCGACGCGGATATCGCCTTTGCCGTGAACCACAGCAGCTTTCATTTCTATTCCCTTCCTGGTAATGCCGGTTTCGACAATTTTAATTGAAATA
It includes:
- a CDS encoding zinc-dependent dehydrogenase, which translates into the protein MKAAVVHGKGDIRVEEYPTPTAGPGEMIVKVKASGICATDIKTLLGQGLPKDLPTILGHEAVGEVFELGAGVSGYAPGERVAVYPIAVCGECDYCKKGRHNLCDKEFGLGHGIEGGFAEYVRLPKEIVNAGGVVKIPDSLSFEKAVMAEPLSCGLAALRANRVQAGDTVLIVGAGPMGLIHLKFSKWAGARVIVADLLDRRLEVARQMGADLCINSGQADLKAELDKATGGAGAEVVITSLGIPAVIEESLKLVRKGGTFNIFGGPPAGQPITVDPRWLHYEEIVLTGSFAATPDDFRKTVEMIASGEIEVEDLISDRFTLDSMLDAVERAKNQEMIRGIVLF